One part of the Coffea eugenioides isolate CCC68of chromosome 10, Ceug_1.0, whole genome shotgun sequence genome encodes these proteins:
- the LOC113749510 gene encoding purine permease 3-like — translation MDAQVNNALSKALLVVNCLILAIGNCGGPIIMRLYFVKGGKRIWLSSWLQTVGFPIIAIPLLISYFHRRKTEGPNTKLVLMKYPLFIAAAAIGLLTGIDDYLYAYGMARLPVSTSAIIIASQLAFTAVFAFLLVKQKFTAYSVNAVVLLTVGAGVLAMHASSDRPKGESTKMYVLGFLMTVAAAVLYGFMLPVVELMYLKAKQAITYTLVLEIQLVMCLFATVFCTVGMVANKDFQAMAREARAYALGEAEYYLVVTWSAIIWQFFFLGAIGVIFCASSLLSAILIAVLLPVTEVIAVIVFQEKFQAEKGVALFLSLWGFVSYFYGEIKNKKSKEEIEGQKNDSQSTEMTPIQ, via the exons ATGGACGCTCAAGTCAACAACGCTCTGAGCAAAGCTCTCCTAGTTGTCAACTGTTTGATTCTCGCCATAGGCAACTGCGGTGGCCCGATAATCATGCGTCTCTACTTCGTCAAAGGAGGCAAAAGAATCTGGCTTTCAAGCTGGTTACAAACCGTAGGATTTCCTATTATTGCCATCCCACTACTCATCTCCTATTTCCACCGCCGCAAAACTGAAGGGCCAAACACCAAGCTAGTATTGATGAAATATCCTCTATTCATTGCCGCCGCCGCCATCGGCCTCCTGACCGGCATAGACGACTACTTGTACGCCTACGGAATGGCTCGGCTCCCCGTTTCGACCTCTGCCATCATCATTGCTTCACAGCTTGCTTTCACTGCTGTCTTTGCTTTCCTTCTTGTCAAGCAGAAGTTTACTGCATATTCAGTAAACGCCGTCGTTTTGCTGACCGTGGGAGCCGGGGTTCTGGCTATGCACGCCAGCAGTGACCGGCCCAAGGGTGAGTCCACCAAGATGTATGTTTTGGGGTTCCTCATGACGGTTGCAGCCGCGGTTTTGTACGGCTTCATGTTGCCAGTGGTGGAGCTGATGTATCTCAAGGCAAAGCAGGCGATTACTTACACTTTGGTGCTGGAAATTCAGCTGGTCATGTGTCTTTTTGCCACTGTTTTCTGCACCGTTGGAATGGTCGCAAATAAGGATTTTCAG GCAATGGCAAGGGAGGCAAGGGCATATGCACTAGGAGAAGCTGAATACTACCTTGTCGTAACTTGGAGTGCCATAATTTGGCAGTTCTTCTTCTTGGGCGCAATTGGAGTCATCTTCTGTGCTTCATCTTTGCTCTCCGCCATTCTGATAGCCGTTTTGCTCCCAGTCACCGAAGTTATAGCAGTTATTGTCTTTCAAGAGAAATTTCAAGCAGAAAAGGGAGTTGctcttttcctctctctttGGGGATTTGTTTCATACTTTTATGGcgaaattaagaataaaaagtCCAAGGAGGAGATAGAGGGTCAGAAAAATGATTCTCAATCGACAGAGATGACTCCAATTCAGTGA